A window of Kwoniella newhampshirensis strain CBS 13917 chromosome 9, whole genome shotgun sequence contains these coding sequences:
- a CDS encoding glutamate-5-semialdehyde dehydrogenase yields MSDPSSSSSSSNGNAESIARAARRAFEDSQLVATSERDVALRAIRETLEDAKEEVIAANKKDMEAAQALAAIGQLSTSLVSRLDLSRPGKFESMLQGITDVAALPAPTGLVTFAKEIGPGLELHRVTCPIGVLLVIFEARPEVVVNIAALAIKSGNAAILKGGKESIHTATLLSSLIATALSQTSIPSTFIQSVSTRSEISSLLAQDKYIDLVMPRGGNELVKSIQNSTRIPVMGHADGICAVYLDESSVEEKAVRVVVESKTDYMAACNAAETLLVHESLVNTLWPKVASALLSANVRLRCDPTTLSSLNNLPLAAKLVTVSSESDYSTEFLGPTIAVKTVSSVQEAIKHINAHSSHHTDSIVTESEESMSAWCRGLDSANCFVNASTRFADGTRYGLGTEVGISTGKTHARGPVGLDGLVIYKYMMRSTKADGSVIADHEKGGKGYTHKDLQKGEPPF; encoded by the exons ATGTCCGACCCTTCCAGCTCAAGCTCTAGCTCCAACGGCAACGCCGAGTCCATTGCTCGTGCAGCTCGACGCGCATTCGAAGATTCTCAGCTGGTCGCCACGTCGGAACGAGATGTTGCTCTTCGGGCCATCAGGGAGACCTTGGAAGATgcaaaggaggaggtgataGCTGCCAACAAGAAAGATATGGAG GCTGCCCAAGCTCTCGCTGCTATTGGACAACTGTCCACTTCCCTCGTTTCccgcctcgacctctcccGACCTGGCAAATTCGAGTCTATGCTTCAAGGTATCACTGATGTTGCGGCTTTGCCGGCGCCGACAGGCCTAGTAACATTCGCAAAGGAGATTGGACCTGGCCTGGAGCTACATCGAGTGACTTGCCCCATCGGCGTGCTACTGGTGATATTCGAAGCGAGACCCGAAGTGGTGGTGAATATCGCTGCGTTGGCAATCAAGTCGG GAAATGCCGCAATCCTCAAGGGCGGAAAAGAATCCATCCACACAGCTACGCTACTCTCGTCTCTCATCGCCACAGCCCTTTCCCAAACCTCCATCCCTAGCACATTCATCCAGTCCGTCTCGACCCGATCAGAAATCTCCTCACTCCTAGCTCAAGATAAATACATCGATCTGGTAATGCCTCGAGGGGGCAACGAGCTGGTGAAGAGTATACAGAACTCCACGAGAATACCAGTCATGGGTCATGCGGATGGCATCTGTGCGGTGTATCTCGACGAGAGCTCGGTTGAAGAGAAAGCCGTGAGAGTGGTAGTCGAGTCAAAG ACCGACTACATGGCAGCCTGTAATGCTGCTGAGACTCTTCTGGTCCACGAATCCCTTGTTAACACGCTCTGGCCAAAAGTCGCTTCCGCACTGTTGTCCGCCAACGTCCGTCTTCGTTGTGATCCCACCACATTGTCATCTCTCAACAACCTGCCTCTCGCAGCAAAACTCGTCACCGTATCATCCGAATCCGACTACTCCACCGAATTCCTTGGTCCTACGATCGCCGTGAAGACTGTATCATCGGTACAAGAAGCCATCAAACATATCAACGCCCACTCCTCCCATCACACAGATTCTATCGTCACAGAGTCTGAAGAATCAATGTCGGCCTGGTGCAGAGGTCTTGACAGCGCGAACTGCTTTGTCAACGCTTCAACGAGATTCGCAGATGGAACGAGATATGGCTTAGGCACGGAAGTAGGGATTAGCACAGGCAAGACACATGCTCGTGGACCAGTCGGTTTGGACGGTTTAGTGATATATAAGTATATGATGCGAAGTACCAAAGCGGATGGAAGTGTCATCGCTGATCACGAGAAGGGCGGGAAGGGCTACACACATAAGGATTTGCAGAAGGGTGAGCCGCCTTTTTAA
- a CDS encoding nascent polypeptide-associated complex subunit alpha, producing the protein MSIENLTINDDEIPAGATVDIQSRPERKARKALEGLGLKRVQGIQRVTLRRPKNVLLVVANPEVYKAPGSDCYIVFGEAKLEDPNSAAQLQAQAQLAASSQAAQAAHAQGGFKEGVPKSLEDLMGGDDAPALEDSTDGTDKPAASTTDGSDVKISEEDVNLVVAQTGCTEDKAREALKAENGDLINAIMRIG; encoded by the exons ATGTCCATCGAGAACCTCACcatcaacgacgacgagatccCCGCCGGTGCAACCGTCGACATCCAATCTCGACCCGAACGAAAGGCCCGAAAGGCTCTCGAAGGTCTCGGTCTCAAGCGTGTCCAGGGCATCCAACGGGTCACGCTCCGACGACCCAAGaacgtcctcctcgtcgtcgccaACCCCGAAGTGTACAAGGCTCCCGGATCAGATTGCTACATCGTCTTTGGCGAGGCAAAGCTCGAGGATCCCAACTCGGCTGCCCAACTTCAGGCTCAGGCTCAGCTCGCGGCCAGCTCGCAGGCGGCTCAGGCGGCTCATGCGCAGGGAGGGTTCAAGGAGGGTGTTCCAAAGTCTTTGGAGGATCTGATGGGTGGTGACGA CGCTCCCGCCCTTGAAGATTCCACCGACGGGACCGACAAGCCCGCTGCCTCCACCACTGACGGCTCCGACGTCAAGATCTCCGAAGAGGACGtcaacctcgtcgtcgctcAGACTGGATGTACCGAGGACAAGGCTAGAGAGGCTCTCAAGGCTGAGAACGGTGATCTCATCAACGCTA TCATGCGAATCGGATAA